CGCTACGGGGCCGAGGCGTCGATCGGCGACAACCCGACCTTCGAGGGCGTGCCCGCCCGGCAGGCGGAGGTGCACCTCTTCGATCAGCAGCTCGATCTCTACGACCGGACCCTCGAGGTCGAGTTCCAGGCCTTCCAGCGGCCCATGGTCCGCTTCGTGTCGGCGGAGGCGCTCATCGAGCAGCTCCGGCGCGACGACGACGAGATCCGCGAGGCCCTCGGGCTCCCGCCGCGGCGCACCACGTGACCGGCGTGCCGGGCGACTCGCCCGCGCAGCGCTGGGTCCCGGTCGGGGTCGCGCTCGCGGGCGTCCTGCTCGCCTCCGCCAACCTCCGCACCGCGGTCGCGGGACTCTCGCCCGTCCTCGACCGGGTCGCCGAGGACATCGACGTGCCGGCGCTGCTCATCGGGCTCCTCGGGGCGACCCCGCCGCTCGCCTTCGCGCTCGGCGGCGTCATCGCGCCCGCCCTCGCGCGCCGACTCGGCATCGAGATGACGCTCGTCATCTCGCTGGGGGCGATGGTGCTCGGGCACCTCGGGCGCGCGGTCGCGCCGGAGAGCGCCGTGCTCGTGCTCGGCTCCTTCGCGGTGCTCGCCGGCATCGGCACGGCGACCGTGCTCATGCCGCCGCTCGTGAAGCGCTACTTCCCGGACCGCGTCGGCGGCATGACGGCCGTCTATGCGACCGTGATGGCCATCGGCGCCACGATCCCGCCGCTCGTCGCGGTCCCGCTCGCGGATGCGGCCGGCTGGCGCGTCTCGCTCGGCATCTGGGCGGTCGCGGTGCTCCTCGCCGTCCCGCCGTGGATCCTCGCGGTCGCGGGCAACCGGCGCCGCCTCGCGCACCTCCACGACGAGGCGGCGACGGGATCGATCGAGCTGCCCCCCGCGCGCCTCCGCGTGGAGCGGTCGCGCGTCGCGTGGGCGATCACCGCGATCTTCACGGTCTCGAGCCTCACGGCGTACACGGTGTTCGGCTGGCTGCCGACGATCCTCGTGGACGTCGCGGGCATCGGCGAGGCGGAGGCGGGCGCGCTCGTCGCGCTGTTCGCGGCGATGGGGATTCCGATCGCCTTCATCGCCCCCGTGCTCGCCTCGCGCATGCGCAGTGTCGCACCGCTCGTCCTCCTCTCGGTGGCGCTCGGCGTCGCGGGCGGGGGCGGCCTGCTCATCGCCCCGACCGCGGCCCCGTGGCTCTGGGTCGCGCTGCTCGGGCTCGCGCCGCTGCTGTTCCCGCTCGCCATGTACCTCATGGGGGCCCGCACCGACACGGCTGAGGGCGCGGTCGCGGTGAGCGGCTTCGTGAACCGCGCGGGCTACATCATCGCGGCGGCCGGTCCGCTCCTCATCGGGGTGCTCCACGACGCGACCGGCGGCTGGGCCGCCTCGCTCGCGCTCATGACGGGATGGTTCCTGTTCGCGATCCCGGCGGCCGTCGTGCTGCACCGACCGCGATCGGTCGAGGAGGAGCTCGCGGGACGCTGAGCGGCCGCGGCGGCGAGCTCCCGCCTCAGCCGCGGACGCGGTCGGCGCGGTGGATGAGCGCCGCGGCCCCGACGAGCGGACCCTCGCCCGAGAGGGCGGAGGGGACGACGCGGACCTTCCGAACGAAGTCGAACTGGGCGCGCTCCGCGATGGGCGCGCGGATGTGGTCGAAGAAGACGGGGGCGACCTGCGAGAAGCCGCCGCCGATCGCGACGACCTCGAGGTCGACGAGCGCGGTCGCCGAGGCGATCACCTGGCCGACCGCGCGCCCGGCGCGGGCGACCGCGGCGATCGCCACCTCGTCGCCGGCGGCGTGCGAGACCGCGAGGTCCTCGCCCGTCGCGCCGCCCCAGCCCTGCCGTCGCGCCCAGGCGACCGTGTTCGGGCCGGAGGCGATCGCCTCGAGGCAGCCGCGGCCGCCGCAGGCGCAGGGGTCGTCGAAGCCCGCGGCCTCGAGATGGCCGATGTGCCCGGCGTTCCCCGTCGGGCCCGCGATCGTCTTGCCGCCGAGGATCAGCCCGCCGCCGACGCCCGTCGACACGACCATGCCCATGACGTCGTCGCATCCCTGGGCCGCGCCGATCCACTGCTCGGCGAGGGCGATCGCGATGCCGTCCATCTGGAGGGTCACGGGCGCATCCGGGACGAGCGCGGCGATCTGCTCGCGGAGCGGGTAGCCGCGCCAGGCCGGCAGGTTGAGCGGCGAGACCCGGCCCTCGGCGACCTCGATGGGCCCGGCCGAGCCGATGCCGACCCCGAGCAGCTCGGCGTCCTCGGGCAGTGCCGCGAGCGCATCGCGCACCACCCGCTCGGCGGCGGCGGCGAGCTGCTCCGAGCTCGCGGCCGGGCCGGTCGGCTGCCGGAAGCGGGTGCCGGTCAGCAGACGGCCGTGGTGGTCCACGAGCGCCGCCTCGATCTTCGTGCCGCCGAGGTCGACGCCGAGTGCGAGCGGCTGCGTCACAGCGAGGCCTCCGCCCAGAGGCCGACGACCCAGAAGACGAGGAAGATCGCGAGGACGACGATCCCGAGGCCGATCGCCGGCCAGTAGAAGGCCCAGCGCCGTTGGATGAGCCGGACGATGAAGAGGCCGATCGAGATCGCGGCGCCGAACACGATGACGGCCGCCCCGACGACGAGGATCACGGCCAGCTGGCCCGGGTCGCAGCCGACCTCGCTGCAGTCGGCGCTCTGCGAGAGCAGCGAGAGGTTCAGCAGGAGCGCGAGCGAGACGCCCACGAGCAGGAGGCTGAGGGAGATCCCGACGACGAGCTCGATCGCGAGACGCGCGCCGGATCGCGGAGTCGACGCTGCAGGCATGCCGTCCAGCGTAGTGCCGACCCGGCGGCGCGCCGGTGTCCCCGGGCCTGCCTAGGCTGAGGATGTGAGCGAGCACTGGATCGAGGTGGGGCGCACGGTCGAGCTCCCCGCCGACATCGTCTGGGAGGCGCTCGTCGACCCGGTGCTCGTGGAGGGCTGGCTCCACCCCGTCGAGCGGCTCGTGCCCGAGGGCTCGGAGCCGCCGGGCGACCGCCGCCGCCTCGAGGTCGATTCCCGCGTGCTCGGCCGGCTCCGCATCCGCCTCCGCGAGGTCCGCGGCGGCCCGCGCGAGCGATCCACCCGTCTCCTCCTCGAGATCGCGCCGACGGCGGGCGTGGAGGACGCGCTCGTCGTCGCGACCTGGCAGACCCGCCTCGACCAGCTCGAGGATCTGCTGCACGGCTTCCCCGTGAACTGGGCGGAGTGGGAGCGCGACCAGAGAGTCGCCTTCGAGGAGCACCTCCGGCAGGCCCGCAGGATCTAGCCTCGCGGCATGAGGATCCTCCTGACCGGCGCGACCGGATACCTGGGCGGCCGTCTCGCGCCTCGCCTCGTCGAGGCGGGCCACGAGGTCCGCGTGATCGTGCGGGACGCCGAGCGGCTCCGCGACGTCCCCTGGGCGGATCAGGTGGAGATCGTGGAGGGCGACCTCGCCGACCCGGACGCCGTGCGCAGCGCGATGGCGGGCCGCGAGGTCCTCTACTGGCTCGTGCACTCGATGGCGCAGACGCGGGACTTCGCGAGCGCGGAGAAGCGGGTCGCGGGCATCGCCGCCCGCGAGGCGGCGCGCGCGGGACTCTCGCGCATCGTCTACCTCGGCGGGCTCCACCCCGACGGGCCGCTCTCGGAGCACCTGAGCTCGCGCAAGGCGGTCGGCGACATCCTGCTCGCCTCGGGCGTGCCGACGGCGGCGCTGCAGGCGGGGATCGTGATCGGCTCGGGCTCGGCGAGCTTCGAGATGATCCGGCACCTCACCGACGTGCTGCCGTACATGCCGGCGCCGCGCTGGGTGCGCAACTTCGTGCAGCCGATCGCGGTCCGCGACGTGCTCTACTACCTCATCGAGGCGGCGGAGCTGCCGCCCGAGGTGAGCCGCACCTTCGACATCGGCGGACCCGACGTGTGGCGCTACGGCCAGATGATGAACGGCTACGCCCTCGAGGCGGGCCTCCCGCAGCGGCCCATCGCGACGCTGCCGGTGCTCACGCCCTTCCTCGCCTCGCAGTGGGTGAACCTCGTGACGCCCATCCCGCGCGCGCTCGCGGTGCCGATCATCTCCTCGCTGCAGCACGACGCGGTCGTGCGCGAGCACGACATCGAGCGCTGGATCCCGGACCCGCCGGGCGGCCTCACGGGCTACCGGCGCGCGGTGCGGCTCGCGCTCGACAAGGTCCGTCTCGGGCAGGTCGAGACGAGCTGGCAGGACTCGGATGTCGAGGGCGCGCCGAGCGACCCGATCCCGAGCGACCCAGACTGGTCGGGGCACACGGTCTACACGGACCTGCGGGAGCAGGCCTCCACGGCATCCCCGGAGCGGCTCTGGGAGGTCGTGGAGGGGATCGGCGGCGAGAACGGCTGGTACTCGCTGCCGCTGGCCTGGGCGCTGCGCGGCTGGGCCGACAAGCTCGTGGGCGGGGTGGGGCTCCGCCGGGGGCGCCGGCACCGCTCGCGGCTGGAGCGCGGCGATGCGCTCGACTTCTGGCGGGTCGAGGAGATCGAGCGCGGGAGGCTGCTGCGGCTCCGCGCGGAGATGAAGCTGCCGGGGCGCGCCTGGCTCGAGCTGCGCTGCGACCCGGGGGAGGACGGCGGCTCGGTCTACCGCCAGCGCGCCGTCTACTTCCCCGCCGGGCTCTCGGGTCGCCTCTACTGGTACGCGATCCTCCCCTTCCACGGGGTGATCTTCTCGGGGATGGCGAACCGCATCACGGCGGCGGCGGAGGCTCCCGCGGAGTAGGGTCGCCCGGCTCAGCTCCGCTCGAGGAGCGCGCGGAAGAAGCGGACGCCGCGCAGCCAGGTGGCGACGCGGATCCGCTCGTCGATCGCATGGAGGGCGTCGCGCTCGGCCCGCTCGAGCTCGAAGGGGCTGAAGCGGTACACGTGGCGGCTCACGCGCGACATCCAGCGGCTGTCGCTCGCGCCGAGCTGCACGTAGGGGGTCGGCACGACCCCGGGCGCGACCGCCGCGATCGAGGCGGCGATGCGATCCCAGGCGGGTCCGGCGTCGGGGGAGACGGGTGCCGGCTCGCCGCCCTCGACGAGGGTCGTCTCCACCTCCGGGTCGTCGATCGCCCGGCGGAGCTCCGCGAGCGCCTGCTCGAGGGTCTCGCCGACGGCGACCCGGAGGTTCACGATCGCGGTCGCCCGCTCCGCGAGCACGTTGTCGGCCTCGCTGCCGCTGAGGCGCGTGACGGCGCGCGTCGTGCGGACCATCGCCGAGGTCTCGGGGCCGAGGCGCTCGAAGATCCGGATGAGCGGGCGGCGCAGGCGGCGGGCGTGGCGGAAGGCGAGACCCTGCACCCCGCTCGCGAGGGGGCCGAGGGTCTCGAGCATCCGGAGCGTCGGCTCGGAGAGGGCCGCCGTCGCGGGCCGGTTCGAGATGCGGAGCACGGCGCGCGCGAGCCGCGCGGTCGCGGTGAGCTCGGGCGGCGTCGAGGCGTGGCCGCCCTGCTGCCGCACCGCGAGCTCGACCGAGGCGATGCCCTTCTCGCAGACGCCGATGACGGCGAGGGGCTCGCGGATGCCGGGGAAGACGCCCTCGACGATCGCCCCGCCCTCGTCGAGCACGAGCGCCGGGCGGATGCCGCGCGCCTCGAGCAGCTCGGCGACGGCCGCCGCGCCCGTGCCGCCGATCTCCTCGTCGTGGCCGAAGGCGAGGAGCACGTCGTGCCGGGGCCG
The Homoserinibacter sp. YIM 151385 DNA segment above includes these coding regions:
- a CDS encoding ROK family protein, yielding MTQPLALGVDLGGTKIEAALVDHHGRLLTGTRFRQPTGPAASSEQLAAAAERVVRDALAALPEDAELLGVGIGSAGPIEVAEGRVSPLNLPAWRGYPLREQIAALVPDAPVTLQMDGIAIALAEQWIGAAQGCDDVMGMVVSTGVGGGLILGGKTIAGPTGNAGHIGHLEAAGFDDPCACGGRGCLEAIASGPNTVAWARRQGWGGATGEDLAVSHAAGDEVAIAAVARAGRAVGQVIASATALVDLEVVAIGGGFSQVAPVFFDHIRAPIAERAQFDFVRKVRVVPSALSGEGPLVGAAALIHRADRVRG
- a CDS encoding MFS transporter; amino-acid sequence: MTGVPGDSPAQRWVPVGVALAGVLLASANLRTAVAGLSPVLDRVAEDIDVPALLIGLLGATPPLAFALGGVIAPALARRLGIEMTLVISLGAMVLGHLGRAVAPESAVLVLGSFAVLAGIGTATVLMPPLVKRYFPDRVGGMTAVYATVMAIGATIPPLVAVPLADAAGWRVSLGIWAVAVLLAVPPWILAVAGNRRRLAHLHDEAATGSIELPPARLRVERSRVAWAITAIFTVSSLTAYTVFGWLPTILVDVAGIGEAEAGALVALFAAMGIPIAFIAPVLASRMRSVAPLVLLSVALGVAGGGGLLIAPTAAPWLWVALLGLAPLLFPLAMYLMGARTDTAEGAVAVSGFVNRAGYIIAAAGPLLIGVLHDATGGWAASLALMTGWFLFAIPAAVVLHRPRSVEEELAGR
- a CDS encoding M20/M25/M40 family metallo-hydrolase — encoded protein: MDEAGMSDRGGEAGAIERFRALLRIPTVSRRAPEPTDWSAFEAFRAELARCYPLVHARLELELVAGHSLLYRWPGLEVGDPTLLMAHQDVVPAGEDGWSHPPFAAELVGEGAEQRIWARGAIDDKGMLVAILEAVEGALADGLRPRHDVLLAFGHDEEIGGTGAAAVAELLEARGIRPALVLDEGGAIVEGVFPGIREPLAVIGVCEKGIASVELAVRQQGGHASTPPELTATARLARAVLRISNRPATAALSEPTLRMLETLGPLASGVQGLAFRHARRLRRPLIRIFERLGPETSAMVRTTRAVTRLSGSEADNVLAERATAIVNLRVAVGETLEQALAELRRAIDDPEVETTLVEGGEPAPVSPDAGPAWDRIAASIAAVAPGVVPTPYVQLGASDSRWMSRVSRHVYRFSPFELERAERDALHAIDERIRVATWLRGVRFFRALLERS
- a CDS encoding SDR family oxidoreductase; protein product: MRILLTGATGYLGGRLAPRLVEAGHEVRVIVRDAERLRDVPWADQVEIVEGDLADPDAVRSAMAGREVLYWLVHSMAQTRDFASAEKRVAGIAAREAARAGLSRIVYLGGLHPDGPLSEHLSSRKAVGDILLASGVPTAALQAGIVIGSGSASFEMIRHLTDVLPYMPAPRWVRNFVQPIAVRDVLYYLIEAAELPPEVSRTFDIGGPDVWRYGQMMNGYALEAGLPQRPIATLPVLTPFLASQWVNLVTPIPRALAVPIISSLQHDAVVREHDIERWIPDPPGGLTGYRRAVRLALDKVRLGQVETSWQDSDVEGAPSDPIPSDPDWSGHTVYTDLREQASTASPERLWEVVEGIGGENGWYSLPLAWALRGWADKLVGGVGLRRGRRHRSRLERGDALDFWRVEEIERGRLLRLRAEMKLPGRAWLELRCDPGEDGGSVYRQRAVYFPAGLSGRLYWYAILPFHGVIFSGMANRITAAAEAPAE